The DNA segment ACCCTTTACTTTTATGAACGGATTGGCTTGATTCCACCGCTTCAGCGCACGGAGTCGGGGTATCGGCTCTTTAGTCAGCAAGATGTGGATCGGCTGGTTTTCATTACAAGAACGAAGGCTTTGGGGCTGACTCTCGATGAGATCAAAGATATTCTAATGCTGCGGGATGGGCGATCGCTCACCTGCGGGGCCGTCTACGAGCGATTAGCCAGCAAGCTTGCCCAGATTGAGCAACAAATCCAACAGCTACAAACTTTGCAACAGGAGCTACAACCACTCCTCGAGCAATGTCAGATTGCCAATCCCCAGAACCCCTGTATTGCCTTGGAAACCCCTTTGGAGCATTAGGCGATTCGGGACAACAGGGACAAATAGTTTTTGCCATATGTGGCGATCGCTATTGCAACCAACTGATGCGCCTAATCTGCTTCAAGCTTAACGGCGAGAAGCCTTATCCGCCCAGATTTCCCATATTTAATCGCTACAGCAGACTTACGACAGCTAAAGTGTGCTGCGACCAAAGCAAGAAGTTCAGTCTTGGCTTTGCCGTCTACAGGTGGCGATTTTAGCCGTGCTAGCCAGCTACCATCAGGCAGTTGTTCCAACAACGATACACGAGAATTGGGTTTCACTTTAACTTGCAGTCTGATTTCCACTGGAAACAACCAAGAATTGGACAGTAAAGACTAAATCATTGCCAAGCCGCTATCAAGGTCTATCAAGGTATGGCCATTACAAATGCTTCTATTACCATTTTCTCTGCACTTAAATTACTGCTTGAGGAGATATCAAGTTAATCTCGCCTGTAAGCTCAGCAAAATAAAGTTCTACGTCTAAGTTGGGATAGCGCTGCCGAATTTGTTCATAGGCTTGGTTCAGGTACTTAGCGTGGAAATTTCTCTCGGATGTCAAATCCGAAAATGGCTGTTTGTGTACACTAGCGTAGGCTCCACAGTCTTGATGATCAAGAATAATCACTTTGTTGATGTTATGTAACTGCTTGGATAAGCCAAGTTGATCCCAAAATGCTTCTGCCTCTGCGGGGTGGGGAAACCCAGTTAGAGCGAGGGATGCTCCGGCTAACGCAACCCAATCATAGGCTTGGTCTAAATGCTGGTTGGACAAAAAAGATTGCTCCAAGCTAACAAAGCGAAAGTCAATACAGGTCAAGACCAATGCCTTTGCCCGATGTTCGTCGGCTAGAACGGGTTGAGGACACATCAGGCTTCCACCATAGATGAGTCCAGTCGTG comes from the Synechococcales cyanobacterium T60_A2020_003 genome and includes:
- a CDS encoding DUF167 domain-containing protein, with the translated sequence MFPVEIRLQVKVKPNSRVSLLEQLPDGSWLARLKSPPVDGKAKTELLALVAAHFSCRKSAVAIKYGKSGRIRLLAVKLEAD
- a CDS encoding MerR family DNA-binding protein, producing MLQVGEVARQLDLNPQTLYFYERIGLIPPLQRTESGYRLFSQQDVDRLVFITRTKALGLTLDEIKDILMLRDGRSLTCGAVYERLASKLAQIEQQIQQLQTLQQELQPLLEQCQIANPQNPCIALETPLEH